The Brassica napus cultivar Da-Ae chromosome C7, Da-Ae, whole genome shotgun sequence genome has a segment encoding these proteins:
- the LOC106407642 gene encoding uncharacterized protein LOC106407642, protein MEMSIADDTDEGLFVAFDGEMKKLHNMHTYEAGHLMAGEGVNVEETQPPPFIADIVGKTYRFQVRVDMNNFTANHQTFTISRMNKRDGDDDDGEDLPGNTSSLPNVGIEGNERVETSYGGTSSSGPATKKPLLSTSGQEGTKSLSEHDGVSRVSFPLSIMLRHQCWFFKI, encoded by the exons ATGGAGATGAGCATTGCTGACGACACGGATGAGGGTCTATTTGTGGCTTTCGATGGAGAGATGAAGAAACTACATAACATGCACACCTATGAAGCTGGTCATTTAATG GCTGGAGAGGGAGTTAACGTAGAGGAGACTCAGCCACCTCCTTTTATTGCAGATATAGTTGGTAAGACATACAGATTTCAGGTCAGGGTAGACATGAACAACTTCACTGCCAACCATCAGACCTTCACTATCTCTCGCATGAACAAGCGT GATGGTGACGATGATGACGGAGAAGACTTGCCTGGGAACACCTCATCCCTTCCTAATGTTGGCATCGAAGGTAACGAACGTGTGGAAACCTCATATGGAGGAACATCCTCCAGTGGTCCTGCCACCAAGAAGCCTCTCCTTTCAACAAGTGGTCAAGAAGGCACGAAAAGCTTAAGTGAACATGATGGAGTTTCTAGAGTCAGTTTTCCTCTTTCAATAATGCTTAGGCATCAATGttggttttttaaaatttga
- the LOC106411042 gene encoding serine/threonine-protein kinase RIPK-like: MVVKKKISWRSLVASCLGDPDIIMAPPQKPKRKDDVIKKQSSFQRLSVLDLSNPSSNTLSEDLSISLAGSDLHKFTLGELKIITQCFSSTNFLGEGGFGPVHKGFVDDKLRPGLKAQPVAVKLLDLEGLQGHREWLTEVMFLGQLKHKNLVKLIGYCCEEEHRTLVYEFMPRGSLENQLFRRYSASLPWSTRMKIAHGAATGLQFLHEAENPVIYRDFKASNILLDSDYTAKLSDFGLAKDGPEGDDTHVSTRVMGTQGYAAPEYIMTGHLTARSDVYSFGVVLLELLTGRRSVDKKRSSREQNLVDWARPMLKDARKLDRIMDPRLEGQYSETGAKKAAALAYLCLSHRPKNRPCMSTVVSILDDLKDYNDIPMGTFTYTVPNTPEKSVSDNREDEGRVRESNKARKSHHHRSSPTANSPRTKSPTAKSPGGGNHRTTLRNGLNSPMRNEAGGERY, translated from the exons atGGTGGTGAAGAAGAAAATCTCATGGAGATCACTAGTCGCTAGCTGTTTAGGAGATCCAGATATCATAATGGCTCCTCCTCAGAAACCCAAGAGAAAAGATGACGTCATCAAGAAACAGAGCTCGTTTCAGAGACTATCGGTTCTTGATTTGAGCAACCCGAGTTCCAACACTTTATCAGAAGACCTATCGATTTCTCTCGCTGGATCAGATCTTCACAAATTCACGCTCGGCGAGCTTAAAATCATTACACAATGTTTTTCCTCAACCAACTTCCTCGGTGAAGGAGGGTTTGGTCCTGTTCATAAAGGATTCGTCGATGATAAGCTTCGTCCTGGTCTTAAAGCTCAGCCTGTCGCTGTTAAATTGCTCGACCTTGAAGGTCTTCAAGGTCACCGTGAATGGCTG ACAGAAGTCATGTTTCTCGGACAACTAAAACACAAAAATCTTGTGAAACTGATTGGCTATTGCTGCGAGGAAGAACATAGGACTCTTGTTTACGAGTTTATGCCTCGTGGAAGCTTAGAGAATCAACTTTTCAGAA GATATTCAGCGTCGCTTCCATGGTCAACGAGGATGAAGATCGCTCATGGAGCTGCAACGGGTCTTCAGTTTCTTCACGAAGCAGAAAATCCTGTAATATATCGGGATTTCAAAGCTTCCAATATCTTGTTAGATTCG gATTACACAGCTAAACTCTCTGACTTTGGATTAGCCAAAGACGGACCAGAAGGAGACGACACGCACGTTTCAACGCGCGTGATGGGCACGCAAGGCTACGCAGCACCTGAATACATCATGACCGGTCATCTAACAGCGAGGAGTGACGTGTACAGCTTCGGAGTTGTTCTACTCGAGCTTTTGACCGGTAGGAGATCGGTAGACAAGAAAAGATCTTCAAGGGAACAAAATCTCGTGGATTGGGCTCGTCCAATGCTCAAGGACGCTCGTAAACTTGATAGGATCATGGACCCTAGGCTTGAAGGTCAATACTCAGAGACTGGAGCAAAGAAAGCAGCAGCTTTGGCTTACCTATGCTTAAGCCATCGACCCAAGAACCGGCCTTGTATGAGCACAGTCGTCTCTATCCTCGACGATCTTAAGGACTATAATGATATTCCCATGGGGACTTTCACTTACACGGTGCCGAATACTCCCGAGAAGTCAGTTTCCGATAATAGAGAAGACGAAGGTCGTGTTAGGGAAAGTAATAAGGCTCGTAAGAGTCATCATCATCGATCATCGCCAACGGCTAACTCTCCGAGGACTAAGTCTCCAACAGCTAAGTCGCCCGGCGGAGGAAACCACCGGACAACTTTGCGAAATGGATTGAACTCGCCTATGAGAAATGAGGCTGGTGGCGAACGGTACTAA